A DNA window from Pyrus communis chromosome 3, drPyrComm1.1, whole genome shotgun sequence contains the following coding sequences:
- the LOC137728852 gene encoding plastid-lipid-associated protein, chloroplastic-like has translation MSFVSQLTLNPLLLNPPRHRLTSKPCLLLARNSVGIAAAKSTNKFNLIVGARPSTRVRSANDDEREVESSGDVNVAVAVEEKPAEPEPAEISRLKKALVDSFYGTDRGLSATSETRAEIVELITQLEAKNPTPAPTEALPLLNGKWILAYTSFAGLFPLLSRGTLPLVKVEEISQTIDSDNFTVQNSVQFAGPLATTSISTNATFEVRSPKRVQIKFEEGVIGTPQLTDSLVIPENVEFLGQKIELAPFKGLLNSVQDTASSVVKTISSRPPFKFSISSNAQSWLLTTYLDGELRISRGDNGSVFVLIKEGSPLLTP, from the exons ATGTCCTTCGTCTCGCagctaaccctaaaccctctaTTGCTAAACCCGCCACGCCACCGTCTCACCTCCAAGCCTTGCCTTCTCCTTGCGCGAAACTCTGTCGGGATCGCCGCTGCCAAATCCACCAACAAATTCAACTTGATCGTCGGGGCCCGACCATCGACCCGGGTCCGATCGGCGAACGATGACGAGAGGGAGGTCGAGTCGAGCGGGGATGTAAATGTGGCCGTGGCCGTGGAGGAGAAGCCGGCTGAGCCGGAGCCAGCGGAGATCAGTCGGCTGAAGAAGGCTTTGGTGGACTCGTTTTATGGGACTGACCGTGGGCTGAGCGCCACCAGCGAGACCCGGGCCGAGATTGTGGAGCTTATTACCCAGTTGGAGGCCAAAAACCCGACTCCGGCTCCGACCGAGGCCTTGCCTCTCCTCAATGGCAAATGGATTCTAGC GTATACTTCATTTGCGGGTCTGTTTCCGTTGTTGTCAAGAGGGACGCTTCCATTGGTGAAGGTTGAAGAGATATCTCAGACAATTGACTCTGATAATTTCACCGTACAAAACTCTGTCCAGTTTGCTGGACCGCTGGCTACCACTTCCATCAGCACCAACGCGACATTTGAAGTCCGAAGCCCCAAGCGCGTCCAG ATTAAGTTTGAAGAAGGCGTAATTGGCACCCCACAACTAACAGACTCGCTGGTGATACCCGAAAATGTTGAGTTTCTAGGACAAAAAATCGAACTCGCACCCTTCAAAGGTTTGCTCAATTCTGTTCAAGATACTGCTTCATCTGTTGTAAAGACCATCTCCAGTCGACCCCCTTTTAAGTTCTCCATCTCAAGTAATGCCCAGTCGTGGTTGCTAACCACGTACCTCGATGGAGAGCTCCGGATTAGCAGGGGAGACAACGGCAGCGTGTTCGTGCTAATCAAGGAAGGCAGCCCCCTCTTGACTCCCTGA
- the LOC137730010 gene encoding E3 ubiquitin-protein ligase APD1-like isoform X2 encodes MDDAGGARGVLGRRSFKQRLRLNGFGCCGATWGFGQTAAIGAREDEEDQEPQNLPPQERVVITVGQAEPVNIWNPDCVAPVSNGSGMNLAAALAAERQFRDPQDTEAEGSVGPADNARTGTTAPGTPMRVSLMRLLEETEMDGCDSFGGGATADSEKAAEGGIGNDSMCCVCMARKKGAAFIPCGHTFCRVCSREVWLNRGSCPLCNRSILEILDIF; translated from the coding sequence ATGGACGACGCGGGTGGAGCGAGGGGGGTTTTGGGCAGGCGGAGCTTCAAGCAACGGCTGAGACTGAACGGGTTCGGATGCTGTGGGGCCACCTGGGGCTTCGGACAGACGGCGGCGATTGGCGCCAGAGAGGATGAGGAAGATCAAGAACCGCAAAATCTTCCGCCACAAGAACGAGTGGTTATAACTGTGGGCCAGGCTGAACCGGTTAATATTTGGAATCCGGATTGCGTTGCTCCGGTTTCGAACGGGTCGGGTATGAATTTAGCTGCCGCTCTGGCAGCCGAGCGGCAGTTCCGGGATCCGCAGGATACGGAGGCAGAGGGGTCAGTGGGTCCCGCAGATAATGCAAGGACGGGAACAACGGCGCCGGGAACGCCGATGAGAGTGTCGCTGATGAGGCTGCTTGAGGAGACGGAGATGGACGGCTGCGACTCGTTTGGCGGTGGCGCGACGGCGGACAGTGAAAAAGCAGCGGAGGGAGGGATAGGGAATGATTCGATGTGCTGCGTGTGCATGGCAAGGAAAAAAGGCGCGGCTTTCATCCCATGTGGGCACACATTTTGCAGGGTGTGTTCGAGGGAGGTGTGGTTGAATCGAGGTTCCTGTCCCCTCTGCAACCGTTCGATCCTCGAGATCCTTGATATATTCTAA
- the LOC137730010 gene encoding uncharacterized protein isoform X1 translates to MSQLSLLLQEAVRRERAARTVLEVLREQMDDAGGARGVLGRRSFKQRLRLNGFGCCGATWGFGQTAAIGAREDEEDQEPQNLPPQERVVITVGQAEPVNIWNPDCVAPVSNGSGMNLAAALAAERQFRDPQDTEAEGSVGPADNARTGTTAPGTPMRVSLMRLLEETEMDGCDSFGGGATADSEKAAEGGIGNDSMCCVCMARKKGAAFIPCGHTFCRVCSREVWLNRGSCPLCNRSILEILDIF, encoded by the coding sequence ATGAGTCAACTCAGTTTGTTATTGCAGGAAGCGGTGCGGCGGGAGAGGGCGGCGAGGACGGTCCTCGAGGTTCTGAGAGAGCAAATGGACGACGCGGGTGGAGCGAGGGGGGTTTTGGGCAGGCGGAGCTTCAAGCAACGGCTGAGACTGAACGGGTTCGGATGCTGTGGGGCCACCTGGGGCTTCGGACAGACGGCGGCGATTGGCGCCAGAGAGGATGAGGAAGATCAAGAACCGCAAAATCTTCCGCCACAAGAACGAGTGGTTATAACTGTGGGCCAGGCTGAACCGGTTAATATTTGGAATCCGGATTGCGTTGCTCCGGTTTCGAACGGGTCGGGTATGAATTTAGCTGCCGCTCTGGCAGCCGAGCGGCAGTTCCGGGATCCGCAGGATACGGAGGCAGAGGGGTCAGTGGGTCCCGCAGATAATGCAAGGACGGGAACAACGGCGCCGGGAACGCCGATGAGAGTGTCGCTGATGAGGCTGCTTGAGGAGACGGAGATGGACGGCTGCGACTCGTTTGGCGGTGGCGCGACGGCGGACAGTGAAAAAGCAGCGGAGGGAGGGATAGGGAATGATTCGATGTGCTGCGTGTGCATGGCAAGGAAAAAAGGCGCGGCTTTCATCCCATGTGGGCACACATTTTGCAGGGTGTGTTCGAGGGAGGTGTGGTTGAATCGAGGTTCCTGTCCCCTCTGCAACCGTTCGATCCTCGAGATCCTTGATATATTCTAA